The following nucleotide sequence is from Acidovorax radicis.
TCATGCGGACGAGGAAACCGTGGGTGCGCGCGCGGCGCGTCTTGGAGGGCTGATAAGTACGTTTCATGGTGCTATTCCTTGAGGTTCAGTTCCGGGCTGCTGCTCCTGGCTCCCTGCAGACTGCCCATTGCGCGCCGTGAAAACAGCGCCTGC
It contains:
- the rpmH gene encoding 50S ribosomal protein L34; protein product: MKRTYQPSKTRRARTHGFLVRMKTRGGRAVINARRAKGRKRLAV